The Streptomyces sp. SS1-1 genome has a segment encoding these proteins:
- a CDS encoding alpha-ketoglutarate-dependent dioxygenase AlkB, which yields MATHLQGSLFDQTDELRLGSLSGIRRTRLSHGAWIDVLPGWLSGADALFERLAAEVPWRAERRTMYDQVVDVPRLLSFYGAGDALPHPVLDEARDALSAHYAGELGEPFTTAGLCYYRDGRDSVAWHGDRIGRGARQDTMVAILSVGAPRDLLLRPARGGGETIRRPLGHGDLIVMGGSCQRTWEHAVPKTTRAAGPRISVQFRPNGVR from the coding sequence ATGGCCACGCACCTCCAGGGCTCCCTGTTCGACCAGACCGACGAGCTGCGGCTCGGCTCCCTGAGCGGGATCCGCCGCACCCGGCTCAGCCACGGCGCCTGGATCGACGTTCTGCCCGGCTGGCTGAGCGGGGCCGACGCCCTCTTCGAGCGGCTGGCCGCCGAGGTCCCCTGGCGCGCCGAGCGGCGCACCATGTACGACCAGGTCGTCGACGTGCCGAGGCTGCTCTCCTTCTACGGCGCCGGCGACGCCCTCCCCCACCCCGTGCTCGACGAGGCGCGCGACGCGCTGTCCGCGCACTACGCCGGGGAACTGGGCGAACCGTTCACCACGGCCGGGCTCTGCTACTACCGCGACGGACGCGACAGCGTCGCCTGGCACGGCGACCGGATCGGACGCGGCGCGCGCCAGGACACCATGGTCGCCATCCTGTCCGTCGGCGCGCCCCGGGACCTGCTGCTGCGGCCCGCGCGCGGCGGCGGCGAGACGATCCGCCGGCCGCTCGGGCACGGCGACCTGATCGTGATGGGCGGCTCCTGCCAGCGGACCTGGGAGCACGCCGTGCCCAAGACGACCCGGGCCGCGGGACCACGCATCAGCGTGCAGTTCCGGCCGAACGGCGTGCGCTGA
- a CDS encoding DUF4032 domain-containing protein: protein MALQISATNPEHPALLLELPWQTPLEEWSEDLLVPLPRGISRHIVRYARAGDEVIAVKELAQRPALREYELLRDLDRLGIPAVDPLAVVTGRTDAAGGPLESVLVTRHLGGSQPYRSMFETTLRPATMHRLMDALAVLLVRLHLAGFAWGDCSLSNTLFRRDAGAYAAYLVDAETGELHARLSDGQRDYDLDLARVNISGELLDLEASGALHPSVDPIEFGAEICARYRSLWEELTRTSVYPAGKYHYIERRIRRLNDLGFDVAEMQIGETGDGASVTFVPKVVDAGHHQRQLLRLTGLDAEENQARRLLNDLESWMATQDDHAAGARPEVLAHRWVRDVFRPTVRSVPPQLRGAMDPAEIYHELLEHRWYLSERARSDLDWDTVVQDYIATILPRARETLQPTSAD from the coding sequence ATGGCACTCCAGATCAGCGCGACGAATCCGGAGCACCCGGCCCTGCTGCTGGAGCTGCCGTGGCAGACGCCGCTGGAGGAGTGGTCCGAGGACCTCCTGGTCCCGCTGCCGCGCGGCATCTCCCGGCACATCGTGCGCTACGCGCGCGCCGGCGACGAGGTGATCGCCGTCAAGGAACTCGCCCAGCGCCCCGCCCTGCGCGAGTACGAACTCCTGCGCGATCTGGACCGGTTGGGCATCCCGGCGGTCGATCCGCTGGCCGTGGTCACGGGCCGCACCGACGCCGCGGGCGGCCCCCTGGAGTCCGTGCTGGTCACCCGGCACCTGGGCGGCTCCCAGCCGTACCGGTCGATGTTCGAGACGACGCTGCGCCCGGCCACCATGCACCGGCTGATGGACGCGCTGGCCGTCCTGCTGGTCCGGCTCCACCTGGCCGGCTTCGCCTGGGGCGACTGCTCGCTGTCCAACACGCTGTTCCGGCGGGACGCGGGCGCCTACGCGGCGTACCTGGTGGACGCCGAGACCGGCGAGCTGCACGCACGGCTCAGCGACGGGCAAAGGGACTACGACCTGGACCTGGCCCGCGTCAACATCAGCGGCGAGCTGCTGGACCTGGAGGCGTCCGGCGCGCTGCACCCCTCCGTGGACCCCATCGAGTTTGGCGCCGAGATCTGCGCCCGCTACCGGTCCCTGTGGGAGGAGCTGACCCGCACCTCGGTGTACCCGGCGGGCAAGTACCACTACATCGAGCGCCGGATACGCCGGCTGAACGACCTCGGGTTCGACGTGGCCGAGATGCAGATCGGGGAGACCGGCGACGGCGCCTCGGTCACCTTCGTGCCCAAGGTCGTCGACGCCGGTCACCACCAGCGGCAGCTGCTGCGGCTGACGGGCCTGGACGCCGAGGAGAACCAGGCCCGCCGGCTGCTGAACGACCTGGAGTCCTGGATGGCCACCCAGGACGACCACGCCGCGGGCGCCCGGCCCGAGGTCCTCGCCCACCGCTGGGTGCGCGACGTCTTCCGGCCCACCGTGCGGTCCGTGCCGCCTCAGTTGCGCGGTGCCATGGACCCGGCCGAGATCTACCACGAGCTGCTGGAGCACCGCTGGTACCTGTCCGAGCGGGCGCGGAGCGACCTGGACTGGGACACCGTCGTCCAGGACTACATCGCGACGATCCTGCCCAGGGCCCGCGAGACGCTCCAGCCGACCAGCGCCGACTGA
- a CDS encoding acyltransferase family protein has translation MSAPPPVPDTASRRTELDTLRVCVVLGLVFFHAALVFSPDDDFYVKNAETTGVVTVLAGFGVVWAMPMLFLVAGLGSRHSIRRRGPARFTRERLLRLGVPLVLGTLVLCPLPQWLRLRAADAGYDEPYWRFWPRFLTVRPDPADFPFVLDGEHFETGHLWFVVLLLTFSLLLAPVAAPLAAWAERAAPALERRPALLLLPALPPTAINAFLGMEEGFAGWNRWAYLVFFVAGYTFADDPRVRAALRRLAVPAGICGLVLFGGTAPGFLGLDDPFTDRSAFAWATRGLFGLAGWCWVVALLGLLDRPRPARRPSRALVYLGVAALPVYVLHQPVVVALAYGVVGLPGPIAVKYALIVAGSLVVILALYEGLVRHTRPTRFLFGMRAAPPAGTAP, from the coding sequence GTGAGCGCCCCGCCGCCCGTCCCGGACACCGCCTCCCGGCGCACCGAGCTCGACACGCTCCGGGTGTGCGTCGTGCTCGGCCTGGTCTTCTTCCACGCCGCGCTCGTGTTCTCCCCGGACGACGACTTCTACGTCAAGAACGCGGAGACCACCGGTGTCGTGACCGTGCTCGCCGGGTTCGGGGTCGTGTGGGCCATGCCCATGCTGTTCCTCGTGGCCGGGCTCGGCTCCCGGCACTCGATCCGCCGGCGCGGCCCGGCCCGGTTCACCCGGGAGCGGCTGCTGCGCCTCGGCGTCCCTCTCGTCCTCGGCACGCTCGTGCTGTGCCCGCTCCCCCAGTGGCTGCGGCTGCGGGCCGCCGACGCCGGCTACGACGAGCCGTACTGGCGGTTCTGGCCGCGCTTCCTGACCGTCCGCCCCGACCCGGCCGACTTCCCGTTCGTGCTCGACGGGGAGCACTTCGAGACCGGCCATCTGTGGTTCGTCGTGCTGCTGCTCACGTTCAGCCTGCTCCTCGCCCCGGTGGCCGCGCCCCTGGCGGCCTGGGCGGAGCGCGCGGCCCCCGCGCTGGAGCGGCGTCCGGCGCTGCTCCTGCTGCCCGCCCTTCCGCCCACCGCGATCAACGCCTTCCTCGGTATGGAGGAGGGGTTCGCGGGCTGGAACCGCTGGGCGTACCTGGTCTTCTTCGTCGCCGGGTACACGTTCGCGGACGACCCGCGGGTCCGGGCCGCGCTGCGTCGGCTCGCGGTGCCCGCCGGGATCTGCGGGCTCGTGCTGTTCGGGGGGACCGCGCCCGGATTCCTCGGCCTGGACGACCCGTTCACCGACCGGAGCGCCTTCGCGTGGGCGACCCGGGGCCTGTTCGGGCTCGCGGGCTGGTGCTGGGTGGTGGCCCTCCTCGGCCTGCTGGACCGGCCCCGCCCGGCCCGCAGGCCGTCGCGCGCGCTGGTGTACCTGGGCGTGGCAGCCCTGCCGGTGTACGTGCTGCACCAGCCCGTCGTGGTCGCCCTCGCCTACGGCGTAGTGGGCCTGCCGGGGCCGATCGCCGTCAAGTACGCGCTGATCGTGGCCGGTTCACTGGTGGTGATCCTCGCGCTGTACGAAGGCCTGGTGCGCCACACCCGGCCGACGCGGTTCCTCTTCGGGATGCGCGCCGCCCCACCCGCCGGGACGGCGCCCTGA
- a CDS encoding TetR/AcrR family transcriptional regulator, translating into MAVGETTGRVTRRRVRTRANLLDAAFTVFAAKGFGRVSIEEVCEAAGYSRGAFYSNFDSLDELFFALYRQRADLIAEQVAGALAVDGPGLDVPAAVDRVTDVLLLDRDWLLVKTDFLVHAARDPDVAATLLEHRARLRAAIADRLARARGHTALPAVLGGTDGAAHAVVAAYDGVTAQLLLDRDTGHARAWLGRLLTALLTDGSDTTGQRTTA; encoded by the coding sequence ATGGCGGTGGGGGAGACGACGGGGCGTGTCACCAGGCGCCGCGTCCGCACCCGGGCCAACCTGCTCGACGCCGCGTTCACCGTGTTCGCCGCCAAGGGGTTCGGCCGCGTCTCCATCGAGGAGGTCTGCGAGGCCGCCGGCTACAGCCGGGGCGCCTTCTACTCCAACTTCGACAGCCTGGACGAGCTGTTCTTCGCCCTGTACCGGCAGCGCGCCGACCTCATCGCCGAGCAGGTCGCCGGGGCGCTCGCCGTCGACGGCCCCGGCCTGGACGTCCCGGCCGCCGTGGACCGGGTCACCGACGTGCTCCTCCTGGACCGCGACTGGCTGCTCGTCAAGACGGACTTCCTGGTGCACGCCGCCCGGGACCCCGATGTCGCCGCCACCCTGCTCGAACACCGCGCCCGCCTGCGCGCCGCGATCGCCGACCGGCTCGCCCGCGCCCGCGGCCACACCGCACTGCCCGCCGTGCTCGGCGGCACCGACGGCGCCGCCCACGCCGTCGTCGCCGCGTACGACGGCGTCACGGCCCAGCTGCTGCTGGACCGCGACACCGGGCACGCCCGCGCCTGGCTGGGCCGGCTGCTCACCGCGCTGCTGACCGACGGCAGCGACACCACCGGACAGCGCACCACCGCCTAG
- a CDS encoding FAD-binding dehydrogenase, with product MDADVIVVGAGLAGLVAAHELTSRGRRVALVDQENAANLGGQAFWSFGGLFLVDSPEQRRLGIKDSFDLAWNDWQGSAQFDRIEDEDSWGVRWARAYVEWAAGEKRSWLDGHGITFLPTVGWAERGDLRADGHGNSVPRFHIAWGTGTGVVEPFVRYAKQAARDGLLTFHHRHRVDELVVEDGSARGVRGTVLADDTSPRGVASNRDAVGDFELTAQAVVVTTGGIGANHDIVRRHWPERLGTPPTEMVTGVPAYVDGRMLDISAEAGVRLVNRDRMWHYTEGIQNWDPIWPGHGIRILPGPSSMWFDALGRRLPDPCLPGYDTLGTLRHLRTDADIAGHDHSWFILTQKIVEKEFALSGSEQNPDITAKDRAGFLKERVLGKGAPGPVAAFLREGADFVTAPTLEQLVERMNQLTDKPLLDADTVRRQIEARDLQIANAYSKDAQVQGIRNARRYIGDRLGRVATPHRILDPAAGPLIGVKLHILTRKTLGGIQTDLDSRALAADGTPVDGLYAAGEVAGFGGGGVHGYNALEGTFLGGCLFSGRAAGRAAARQLG from the coding sequence ATGGACGCCGACGTCATCGTCGTCGGAGCGGGACTCGCCGGCCTCGTCGCCGCGCACGAACTGACCAGCAGGGGCCGCCGCGTCGCCCTGGTCGACCAGGAGAACGCCGCCAACCTCGGCGGGCAGGCCTTCTGGTCCTTCGGCGGGCTCTTCCTCGTCGACTCGCCCGAACAGCGGCGCCTGGGCATCAAGGACTCCTTCGACCTGGCCTGGAACGACTGGCAGGGCAGCGCCCAGTTCGACCGGATCGAGGACGAGGACTCCTGGGGGGTGCGCTGGGCGCGCGCCTACGTCGAGTGGGCGGCCGGCGAGAAGCGCTCCTGGCTCGACGGGCACGGCATCACCTTCCTGCCCACCGTCGGCTGGGCCGAGCGCGGCGACCTGCGCGCCGACGGCCACGGCAACTCGGTGCCCCGCTTCCACATCGCCTGGGGCACCGGAACCGGCGTCGTCGAGCCGTTCGTGCGGTACGCGAAGCAGGCCGCCCGCGACGGGCTGCTCACCTTCCACCACCGGCACCGGGTGGACGAGCTGGTCGTCGAGGACGGCTCGGCGCGCGGCGTGCGGGGCACCGTCCTCGCCGACGACACCTCACCGCGCGGTGTCGCCTCCAACCGGGACGCCGTCGGCGACTTCGAGCTGACCGCCCAGGCGGTCGTCGTGACCACCGGCGGCATCGGCGCGAACCACGACATCGTCCGCCGCCACTGGCCCGAGCGCCTGGGCACCCCGCCCACCGAGATGGTCACCGGCGTCCCCGCCTACGTCGACGGGCGCATGCTCGACATCAGCGCCGAGGCCGGCGTCCGCCTCGTCAACCGCGACCGCATGTGGCACTACACCGAGGGCATCCAGAACTGGGACCCGATTTGGCCCGGCCACGGCATCCGCATCCTGCCCGGCCCGTCCTCCATGTGGTTCGACGCCCTCGGCCGCCGCCTGCCCGACCCCTGCCTGCCCGGCTACGACACCCTCGGCACCCTCCGGCACCTGCGCACCGACGCGGACATCGCCGGGCACGACCACTCCTGGTTCATCCTCACCCAGAAGATCGTCGAGAAGGAGTTCGCCCTCTCCGGCTCCGAGCAGAACCCGGACATCACCGCCAAGGACCGCGCCGGGTTCCTCAAGGAGCGGGTCCTCGGCAAGGGCGCACCGGGCCCGGTGGCCGCCTTCCTGCGCGAGGGAGCGGACTTCGTCACCGCGCCGACCCTGGAGCAACTGGTCGAGCGGATGAACCAACTGACGGACAAGCCGCTGCTCGACGCGGACACCGTCCGGCGTCAGATCGAGGCCCGCGACCTGCAGATCGCCAACGCCTACAGCAAGGACGCCCAGGTCCAGGGCATCCGCAACGCCCGCCGCTACATCGGCGACCGCCTGGGCCGCGTCGCCACCCCGCACCGCATCCTCGACCCGGCGGCGGGCCCGCTCATCGGCGTCAAGCTGCACATCCTGACCCGCAAGACCCTCGGCGGCATCCAGACCGACCTGGACTCCCGCGCCCTGGCAGCCGACGGCACCCCCGTCGACGGCCTCTACGCGGCCGGCGAGGTCGCCGGCTTCGGCGGCGGCGGTGTCCACGGCTACAACGCCCTGGAGGGCACCTTCCTCGGCGGCTGCCTCTTCTCCGGCCGCGCCGCAGGCCGCGCGGCGGCCCGGCAGCTCGGCTGA
- a CDS encoding MBL fold metallo-hydrolase: MRMDVRHIADGTYLVHGSNTNWIILTEGDAVTLVDTGYPGDRAALLASLAEVGSAPEAVQAVLITHAHNDHLGSAEHLRATFGTPVYLHEAEVPHARREFLHQVNVGTVLRNGWRPGVLPWAVHALRSGGTEHVPVASPQAFPGSGALDLPGRPVPVHTPGHTDGHCAYHLPEAGVVISGDALVTGHPTSRIEGPQLLPDMFHRERARTLASLAVFEKLDGDVLLPGHGPALTGSVRDAALQARERAQ; this comes from the coding sequence ATGCGCATGGATGTGCGGCACATCGCGGACGGCACCTATCTGGTGCACGGCAGCAACACCAACTGGATCATCCTCACCGAGGGTGACGCCGTCACCCTCGTGGACACCGGGTACCCCGGGGACCGCGCGGCGCTCCTCGCCTCCCTCGCCGAGGTGGGCAGCGCGCCGGAGGCCGTCCAGGCCGTCCTGATCACCCACGCGCACAACGACCACCTGGGAAGCGCCGAGCACCTGCGCGCGACGTTCGGCACGCCGGTGTACCTGCACGAGGCCGAAGTACCGCACGCGAGGCGGGAGTTCCTGCACCAGGTGAACGTGGGCACGGTGCTGCGCAACGGCTGGCGGCCGGGCGTGCTGCCCTGGGCCGTGCACGCCCTGCGCTCCGGCGGCACCGAGCACGTCCCCGTCGCCTCCCCGCAGGCGTTCCCGGGGTCCGGCGCGCTGGACCTGCCCGGCCGGCCCGTCCCCGTGCACACCCCCGGCCACACCGACGGCCACTGCGCCTACCACCTGCCCGAGGCGGGCGTGGTGATCTCGGGCGACGCGCTCGTCACCGGGCACCCGACCTCGCGGATCGAGGGGCCGCAGCTGCTGCCGGACATGTTCCACCGCGAACGTGCCCGGACGCTGGCCTCGCTGGCCGTGTTCGAGAAGCTCGACGGCGACGTGCTGCTGCCCGGACACGGCCCGGCCCTCACCGGGTCCGTGCGGGACGCGGCCCTTCAGGCACGGGAACGGGCGCAATAG